The Sporosarcina ureae genome includes a region encoding these proteins:
- a CDS encoding M20 metallopeptidase family protein has translation MPVEIENLSVTTSLEQQLIKWRRHIHKYPELSFDEYKTAHFVAESLRAIEGITVQTNVGKTGVVATISTGEGRTVAIRADMDALPIEEKTGHDFQSEHHGVMHACGHDAHTAILLGVAQVLAAKCSEGLFQGTVKLIFQPAEEATDEEGLSGAPRMIEEGVLEDVESVIALHVCPWHPTGTIQVNDGYSMANVDVFRAKIRGTGGHGGYPHMGTDPVWMLGAILPAFYGVSSRTISPLETVVASIGEIHTGAASNVIPQEIAVTGTMRTYSKEARYKLSEEIEKTFKLAEAFGGSYSFEVDRGEPALNNNRTVNTLIKQTAKDLYPTIQIEEERFGLGGEDFGYMTQKVPGSMFFLGCALPDGISRDLHTNIFDIDERCMSVGVNILVESAIKLLKVEDGEI, from the coding sequence ATGCCAGTAGAAATAGAAAATCTATCAGTTACTACAAGCTTGGAACAACAGTTGATCAAATGGCGGCGGCATATTCATAAGTATCCAGAACTCAGTTTCGATGAATATAAAACAGCACACTTTGTCGCAGAGTCGTTAAGAGCAATCGAAGGGATTACTGTTCAGACTAACGTCGGGAAGACAGGCGTCGTAGCGACGATCTCAACTGGAGAAGGACGGACAGTTGCGATTCGTGCAGATATGGATGCGTTGCCAATAGAAGAAAAAACGGGGCATGACTTTCAATCTGAGCATCATGGTGTAATGCATGCTTGCGGGCATGATGCTCACACTGCGATTTTGCTTGGCGTAGCGCAAGTTCTGGCAGCGAAATGCTCGGAAGGTTTGTTTCAAGGAACTGTAAAATTGATCTTTCAGCCTGCCGAAGAAGCTACTGATGAAGAAGGTTTATCAGGTGCACCGAGAATGATTGAAGAAGGCGTTTTAGAAGATGTTGAATCTGTCATTGCGCTTCATGTCTGTCCATGGCATCCTACAGGCACAATCCAAGTGAATGATGGCTACAGTATGGCGAATGTAGATGTTTTCCGCGCAAAGATTAGAGGCACTGGTGGTCATGGTGGGTATCCACATATGGGAACGGATCCTGTTTGGATGCTTGGTGCTATTTTGCCAGCCTTTTATGGAGTTAGTTCCCGAACGATTTCTCCCTTGGAAACAGTTGTCGCCAGCATCGGTGAAATCCACACAGGGGCGGCCAGTAATGTAATCCCGCAGGAGATTGCTGTAACTGGAACTATGCGGACATATTCAAAAGAGGCCAGATATAAATTAAGTGAGGAAATTGAAAAAACATTTAAACTGGCTGAAGCATTTGGCGGTTCGTATTCATTCGAAGTAGATCGCGGTGAGCCGGCATTAAATAATAATCGCACCGTCAATACTCTTATTAAGCAAACCGCAAAAGATTTATACCCGACTATTCAAATTGAAGAAGAAAGATTTGGCCTTGGTGGTGAAGACTTTGGCTATATGACACAGAAAGTCCCTGGCTCAATGTTTTTCCTTGGATGCGCATTGCCAGATGGGATCAGCCGAGATTTGCACACGAATATATTTGATATCGATGAACGTTGCATGTCAGTAGGCGTGAATATCTTGGTGGAGTCCGCTATCAAATTGCTGAAAGTGGAAGACGGTGAAATATAA
- a CDS encoding M24 family metallopeptidase produces MLPFSLKEYKDRLERTKTRMLEQGIEVLLITNPANMNYISGYDGWSFYVDQMLIVIIDEEQPIWIGRKMDAKAAEATTWLYKDNIISYPEDHVHSDSKHPMDFIAKILKQIGQSNRRMGVEMGSFYFSALAYEKLKQNLPNVQFLDVTLLVNHVRIIKSEKEIEYMRRAAKIAGLGMNAAVQSIQEGVRECDVAANIYKDLISGTTEYGGDYPSIVPLLPAGKNTAAPHLTWTDRKYAHNEMVIIELAGCHQRYHSPLARTVCIGEPTEQALDTSKVMLEGMNAALDAVKPGATCEEVERAWNSVISKYNISKDSRIGYSVGLNYPPDWGEHTASIRKGDLTVLQPNMTFHLIPGLWFEDYGVEISESIRVTETGCEVLTDFNRNLIIKDHLQIVI; encoded by the coding sequence ATGTTGCCATTTAGTTTGAAAGAATATAAGGATCGGTTGGAGCGGACGAAGACTAGAATGCTGGAACAAGGTATTGAAGTACTATTAATTACGAATCCTGCAAATATGAATTATATTTCTGGCTATGATGGCTGGTCCTTCTATGTCGATCAAATGTTAATCGTCATTATTGATGAAGAACAACCGATTTGGATCGGAAGAAAAATGGATGCAAAAGCTGCAGAAGCTACAACATGGCTATATAAAGATAATATCATTTCTTATCCTGAAGATCACGTGCACTCCGATTCTAAACATCCTATGGATTTCATAGCAAAGATCTTAAAACAAATTGGTCAATCAAATAGAAGAATGGGAGTAGAAATGGGTTCGTTTTATTTTTCAGCGCTAGCTTATGAAAAACTCAAGCAAAATTTGCCCAACGTCCAATTCTTAGACGTAACCCTTCTCGTGAATCATGTCCGTATTATAAAATCGGAAAAGGAAATTGAATATATGAGAAGGGCTGCTAAAATTGCTGGTCTTGGTATGAATGCAGCAGTTCAATCCATTCAGGAAGGTGTCAGGGAATGTGACGTGGCAGCAAATATATATAAGGATTTGATTAGCGGGACAACAGAATACGGGGGAGATTATCCATCAATTGTCCCTTTGTTACCGGCGGGAAAGAATACGGCAGCTCCTCATCTAACATGGACAGATAGAAAATATGCTCACAACGAGATGGTAATCATTGAATTAGCAGGTTGTCATCAACGTTATCATTCGCCACTTGCGAGAACGGTTTGTATTGGAGAGCCGACTGAGCAGGCATTGGATACATCTAAAGTAATGTTAGAGGGTATGAACGCTGCGCTAGACGCAGTTAAACCTGGCGCAACTTGTGAAGAAGTTGAACGCGCTTGGAATTCTGTCATCTCAAAGTATAACATTAGTAAGGATTCTAGGATTGGCTACTCCGTAGGATTGAATTATCCGCCAGATTGGGGCGAGCATACGGCAAGTATCCGTAAAGGTGATTTAACGGTATTACAGCCGAATATGACCTTCCATCTAATTCCTGGACTGTGGTTTGAAGATTATGGAGTGGAGATTAGCGAATCTATCAGAGTAACAGAAACAGGCTGTGAAGTGTTAACGGATTTTAATAGAAACTTAATTATAAAAGATCATTTGCAAATAGTCATCTAA